From the genome of Triticum aestivum cultivar Chinese Spring chromosome 3B, IWGSC CS RefSeq v2.1, whole genome shotgun sequence, one region includes:
- the LOC123065865 gene encoding abscisic acid receptor PYL5: MPYAAARPSLQQHSRISSGCKALVAHGAAVPGEVALYHEHAAGAGQCCSAVVQAIAAPVEAVWSVVRRFDRPQAYKRFIKSCRVVDGDGGAVGSVREVRVVSGLPGTSSRERLEILDDERRVLSFRIVGGEHRLANYRSVTTVNEVASTVAAGAPRVTLVVESYVVDVPPGNTSDETRLFVDTIVRCNLQSLARTAEQLALAVPHVN; this comes from the coding sequence ATGCCGTATGCAGCTGCCCGGCCGTCGCTTCAGCAGCACAGCCGGATCAGCTCCGGCTGTAAGGCGTTGGTGGCGCACGGCGCAGCAGTGCCCGGCGAGGTGGCGCTGTACCATGAGCACGCGGCCGGCGCGGGGCAGTGCTGCTCGGCCGTGGTGCAGGCGATCGCGGCGCCCGTGGAGGCGGTGTGGTCGGTCGTGCGGCGCTTCGACCGGCCGCAGGCGTACAAGCGCTTCATCAAGAGCTGCCGCGTggtggacggcgacggcggcgcggtggGGTCGGTGCGGGAGGTGCGCGTGGTCTCCGGCCTGCCTGGCACGAGCAGCCGCGAGCGGCTCGAGATTCTGGACGACGAGCGGCGGGTGCTCAGCTTCCGGATCGTGGGCGGTGAGCACCGCCTCGCCAATTACCGGTCCGTGACCACCGTGAACGAGGTGGCGTCGACGGTGGCGGCCGGGGCGCCGCGGGTGACTCTGGTGGTCGAGTCGTACGTGGTGGACGTGCCGCCTGGGAACACCAGCGACGAGACGCGCCTGTTCGTGGACACCATCGTGCGGTGCAACCTCCAGTCGCTGGCGCGCACGGCGGAGCAACTCGCGCTGGCTGTGCCGCACGTCAACTGA